A single region of the Podospora pseudopauciseta strain CBS 411.78 chromosome 1, whole genome shotgun sequence genome encodes:
- a CDS encoding hypothetical protein (EggNog:ENOG503PWBC): protein MPHHGHAVCQLPFCLDHPASLVHISFLGGILLFYSGDILLLDPCLILKHILAMSPFEIRVHCYTLESPSNEHHHLESPINILSSLTADPPPSHIITRARGGTRDNHVAYISISSLIVTQPFERRSYCHGIVESDSPWPSEKGDKVWLRSDVPLLVGHKGVPVYNITKGLCCEVWIDCVGWRWDKQSISSAPQARRPDPRRLILAGPARNGGVGTGIMSRDDDSAAKMQMVIISAGEGSPTRDEGKIQGGQVLRGGYRHHHQQQQTQNQIRCLTVRELEEGWEDVIGKRGTLLGSGSNNGGENVKVKRRAVVKKMLM, encoded by the exons ATGCCCCATCATGGCCATGCTGTCTGTCAGCTCCCGTTTTGTCTGGACCATCCAGCCTCTCTGGTACACATATCCTTTCTGGGTGGGATCTTGCTTTTTTATTCTGGTGACATCCTGCTATTGGATCCTTGTTTGATTTTAAAACACATTCTCGCCATGTCACCCTTTGAAATTCGAGTCCATTGCTACACCCTCGAAAGCCCCAGCAAtgagcaccaccacctcgaaTCCCCGATCAACATTCTCTCTTCGTTGACTGCCGATCCCCCACCCAGCCATATCATCACTCgagcaagaggaggaacTCGCGACAACCACGTCGCCTacatctccatctcttcGCTCATCGTGACCCAGCCGTTCGAGCGTCGGTCATACTGCCATGGAATTGTGGAGTCTGACAGCCCTTGGCCGAGTGAAAAGGGGGACAAGGTCTGGCTGAGGAGCGATGTACCGTTGCTGGTGGGACATAAAGGGGTACCGGTGTATAACATCACCAAGGGCCTGTGTTGCGAGGTTTG GATCGACTGCGTCGGCTGGCGCTGGGACAAACAGTCCATCTCATCCGCACCACAAGCCAGACGCCCCGACCCAAGGAGGCTGATCCTAGCAGGACCGGCAAGGAACGGGGGTGTAGGAACCGGTATCATGAGCAGGGATGACGACAGCGCGGCAAAGATGCAGATGGTGATTATCTCTGCCGGGGAAGGGTCTCCAACGCGAGATGAGGGAAAGATTCAAGGCGGTCAGGTGTTGCGGGGTGGGtatcgccaccaccaccagcagcaacaaactCAAAACCAGATTCGGTGTTTAACCGtcagggagctggaggaggggtgggaggatgtCATTGGGAAAAGG GGCACCCTTCTGGGCTCGGGGTCGAATAATGGGGGTGAGAATGTCAAGGTCAAaaggagggcggtggtgaagaagatgctAATGTAA
- a CDS encoding hypothetical protein (EggNog:ENOG503Q4UE; COG:U), producing MKLLTFALADVTPCLFSRYELFGYQPPAYSTRLQPAKRSATMSGDHHDSQALEARASPEMGTMSTPPRRPARPRRPNARESESIYKIRYSYDPWNLSSWSKAGESRLSELLATATDPPIEGFWKSIKASKVVGKWFDYNDNEPIVTCFRFLELDYDRAMKGWMNTLRSGSVMCKKLTDMRVERDVLREQNSVLTNENYHLKNQNKEAEDLIGNLEDMNHDLEDQVKDLTQQLRVKQVENRRLNQSLSSRKSLQTTPGGTVIEDGRVVHTMSDDIARKERDDYLANITRAEDKAEAAQARVGELEDKIARLRAALEAINPAAELTSTGAIESATVTAAGLQAQKAQYEEWMKELKDENAVLKAENEDVKAASNHLETAMQVLREGNEETLKKEKEKVQAEIRHLRDMLSEQRSEMSGKLQKKEQELKGLWEQYDRVKRRAEELEKKVRWLEVDSDNQINQIRQQVVNFGRASRAYIPQLNRLDQLINQTEANLDQHRESAEKAKPILEQAGKLKSQSPSPETVSRLVDLVNSMYDVFNSPAKDKEEREPGLKEVKETRDAARNMIKELEGLNEMLLGWRSRVRSGLGSPTALRHEGDMIASSIERLQHQYRRKDTAEKVSRRKPKPVTPSKKPREERSPLITGRRVTQRKVPPNLVFVDEPEKNAPETPPISYPFEHEISSVHAANLAKLEAVIRASEEGNSPSLKGALSSPPGEPQSPGDAKKSPEAPKPSVPKESHAKSPSIASGGSSPSTPRGPEEDFPFDDRFNPDLYKVLEGFITILGHVTMVTDEDNRKPDNSFLKPLLQRYEPEMKTALKKVFEVTGQPPYTLLAPTSQKEHELFYVCRAYKEFQLCVNPGWDAALCLNWLQECKQGIASQIEARKGTIEYERYLTSEFADALEVVIKRHEEGDELRTRYNELETELLGTKLSTEEEFYVDGCVKRHLDSGRSADYFEDLVWEVAPVIKREVKLSGITNELEKWVNDYSEWVDDVFKPDYIEPLKQLIKTLKKKIADRNDMDDKILLEARVRRLKKILRHDPVEDLSLKDTLKSPLEVVTTNILVNQDAVEDQYATRRRRIESLIREKVMHLYSTKTHSKHAEAACFCSLLKYFAPKLYYNALSDGCCGHGQMVTVIEEGTNAETQPVKPDDPSLASNRTSTRRSRRTCQGHHGHGVFSASTTVPTVICHILTSFLWVILFALSAPAEFYSTILLILTTPFDMVGYAFAWVKYLFRYIHWRFFPKNYAENYHPPTFTPPTFNIPFPPTSSTRVPPSRPRTPTSVPSPRSERSSPPRRLSTASYIPSLDSFSNPFRRASASDVDERSESTEFPMCRDGGPPPKPEPQAKTEETPPVDPFAFRKTPAPAPSVADDASFPPPPPRPAPFKLSTHTASPASLIICLSILTTVFSSVLYLALDQERRIWLSNNNWRRAFVNDMLEPFASKNTRAAAWANWGVLAFPVSALARAVNRVFVRWWPRWASVVPWDTERAVVDITWADRTGVSGASEQSPGFLRA from the exons ATGAAGCTCCTGACCTTCGCTCTCGCAGATGTCACACCGTGTTTGTTTTCTCGGTACGAGTTATTTGGTTACCAGCCGCCTGCTTATTCTACACGTCTACAACCAGCAAAAAGATCTGCGACAATGTCTGGGGACCACCATGACTCGCAAGCCCTGGAAGCGCGCGCTTCACCAGAGATGGGAACCATGAGCACCCCCCCACGCCGGCCAGCTCGACCTAGGCGTCCAAATGCCAGAGAATCCGAGAGCATATATAAAATTAGGTATTCCTATGATCCTTGGAACCTCAGCTCGTGGAGCAAAGCCGGGGAGTCGAGGCTCAGCGAGCTGCTGGCCACTGCCACGGATCCTCCTATCGAGGGCTTCTGGAAAAGTATAAAAGCAAGCAAGGTGGTTGGCAAATGGTTTGACTACAACGATAATGAGCCTATTGTTACGTGCTTTAGATTTCTCGAACTAGACTACGACCGTGCGATGAAAGGCTGGATGAACACTCTGCGAAGCGGGAGCGTTATGTGTAAAAAGCTGACGGATATGCGGGTGGAACGGGACGTGTTGAGGGAACAGAATTCAGTGTTGACCAACGAAAACTACCACCTGAAGAACCAAAACAAAGAGGCCGAGGATCTCATCGGAAATTTGGAGGACATGAACCATGACTTGGAGGACCAGGTCAAGGATCTGACCCAACAACTGAGAGTCAAACAGGTCGAGAATCGGAGGTTGAACCAGTCTCTAAGCAGTAGGAAGAGTCTGCAGACAACTCCTGGCGGCACCGTGATCGAAGACGGCCGGGTTGTCCACACTATGAGCGACGATATTGCGAGAAAAGAACGGGACGATTACTTGGCAAATATCACCCGTGCCGAAGACAAAGCAGAAGCGGCGCAAGCCAGGGTCGGGGAACTGGAAGACAAGATTGCGCGACTCAGGGCTGCTCTCGAGGCTATCAACCCAGCGGCCGAGCTCACTTCAACGGGTGCCATCGAATCTGCCACAGTGACTGCCGCTGGTCTCCAAGCGCAAAAGGCGCAATATGAAGAGTGGATGAAGGAGCTGAAGGATGAGAACGCCGTGTTGAAAGCCGAAAATGAAGATGTCAAGGCCGCCAGTAACCACCTGGAAACTGCCATGCAGGTCTTGAGAGAAGGGAATGAAGAAAccctcaagaaggagaaggagaaggtgCAAGCCGAAATTCGGCACTTGCGGGATATGCTGTCAGAGCAGCGGTCAGAGATGTCTGGGAAGCTTCAAAAGAAGGAACAAGAATTAAAGGGCCTTTGGGAACAGTACGACAGAGTCAAGCGGCGAGCCGAGGAGTTGGAAAAGAAGGTCAGGTGGCTCGAGGTTGACAGCGACAACCAGATCAATCAAATTCGCCAGCAAGTGGTGAACTTCGGCAGGGCGAGCAGAGCATACATTCCCCAGCTCAACAGGCTTGACCAGTTGATCAACCAGACCGAAGCGAACCTAGATCAGCATCGTGAGAGTGCGGAAAAGGCCAAACCGATCCTGGAACAGGCCGGCAAACTCAAGAGCCAGAGTCCGTCTCCCGAGACTGTGAGCAGGCTGGTAGATCTGGTCAACTCGATGTACGATGTGTTCAACAGCCCGGCGAAAGACAAAGAGGAGCGGGAGCCGGGCCTAAAGGAGGTAAAAGAAACTCGTGATGCGGCTCGGAACATGATCAAAGAGCTGGAAGGGCTCAACGAGATGCTTCTTGGGTGGCGGTCCCGCGTGCGGTCCGGGCTTGGGTCGCCTACTGCTCTGAGGCACGAGGGAGATATGATTGCATCCAGCATTGAACGGCTACAGCATCAGTACCGACGGAAAGACACTGCGGAGAAGGTTTCCAGGCGCAAGCCCAAGCCCGTTACTCCTTCAAAGAAGCCAAGGGAAGAACGGTCGCCGCTGATAACGGGCAGACGTGTGACGCAGAGGAAGGTACCGCCTAACCTGGTTTTCGTGGACGAGCCTGAAAAGAATGCACCGG AGACACCTCCTATCTCTTATCCATTCGAGCATGAGATAAGCAGCGTTCATGCTGCGAATCTTGCAAAGCTCGAAGCGGTCATACGCGCGTCTGAGGAGGGGAATTCTCCATCGCTGAAGGGTGCTCTTTCATCCCCACCCGGGGAGCCGCAGTCACCCGGCGATGCTAAGAAGTCTCCAGAGGCTCCAAAGCCCTCAGTGCCCAAGGAATCCCACGCCAAATCACCTTCCATAGCTTCCGgcggctcctccccctcaactcccCGTGGCCCTGAAGAGGATTTCCCGTTCGACGATCGTTTCAACCCTGATCTATACAAGGTGCTTGAAGGGTTCATCACAATCTTGGGACACGTCACTATGGTTACCGATGAAGACAATCGAAAGCCAGACAACTCATTCCTGAAACCCTTGCTCCAACGATACGAGCCAGAGATGAAGACGGCTTTAAAGAAAGTTTTCGAGGTCACCGGGCAGCCCCCTTATACTCTTCTCGCCCCCACTAGCCAGAAGGAGCACGAGCTTTTCTACGTTTGTAGAGCGTACAAGGAATTTCAGTTATGCGTCAACCCGGGCTGGGACGCGGCCCTGTGCTTGAACTGGTTGCAAGAATGCAAACAGGGTATCGCCTCGCAAATCGAGGCCCGGAAGGGCACGATAGAATATGAGCGCTATCTTACGTCTGAGTTCGCGGATGctctggaggtggtgatcaAGAGACACGAAGAAGGAGACGAGCTGAGAACCAGGTATAATGAGCTTGAGACGGAACTGCTGGGAACGAAACTTTCgacagaggaggagttcTACGTCGACGGCTGCGTAAAGCGACATCTGGACAGCGGCAGAAGCGCAGACTATTTCGAGGATCTGGTATGGGAGGTTGCCCCAGTCATCAAGCGCGAGGTCAAGTTGAGTGGGATCACCAACGAGCTCGAGAAATGGGTCAATGACTACAGCGAATGGGTGGACGATGTGTTCAAACCTGATTATATTGAACCGCTCAAGCAGCTGATCAAGaccctcaagaagaagatcgcCGACAGGAATGACATGGACGATAAGATTCTACTTGAGGCCCGTGTGAGACGGCTCAAGAAAATTCTCCGTCACGACCCTGTCGAAGACCTGTCTCTCAAAGACACGCTCAAGTCGCCGCTCGAAGTCGTCACTACCAACATCCTCGTCAACCAGGATGCTGTTGAAGATCAATACGCCACCCGCCGCCGGCGTATTGAATCTCTGATTCGGGAAAAGGTGATGCATCTCTACTCTACCAAAACCCACAGCAAACACGCCGAGGCAGCTTGTTTCTGCTCCCTGCTCAAGTACTTCGCGCCAAAGCTGTATTACAATGCCCTCAGTGACGGCTGTTGCGGGCATGGTCAGATGGTGACCGTCATTGAAGAGGGCACCAACGCGGAAACGCAACCAGTGAAGCCCGACGACCCTTCACTGGCGAGCAACCGCACGTCAACCCGACGAAGCCGCCGCACTTGTCAAGGCCACCACGGCCATGGCGTCTTTtctgcctccaccaccgtccccacAGTCATCTGCCATatcttgacctccttcctCTGGGTCATCCTCTTTGCCCTCTCCGCCCCAGCAGAGTTCtactccaccatcctcctcatcctcaccacccccttcgaCATGGTCGGCTACGCCTTCGCCTGGGTGAAATACTTGTTCAGGTACATCCACTGGCGCTTCTTCCCGAAAAATTACGCCGAAAACTACCACCCCCCTACCTTCACCCCTCCTACCTTCAACATCCCTTTCCCCCCAACCAGCTCGACCAGAgtccccccctcccgtcccagAACCCCCACCAGCGTCCCGAGTCCGAGGAGTGAACGCTCATCCCCACCGCGCCGCCTCTCCACAGCATCGTACATCCCCTCCCTGgactccttctccaaccccttcagAAGAGCCTCCGCTTCCGACGTGGACGAGAGGTCAGAAAGTACCGAATTCCCCATGTGCCGCGATGGCGgtcctccccccaagccagAGCCACAAGCGAAGACGGAAGAAACCCCCCCAGTCGACCCCTTTGCCTTCCGGaaaacccccgcccccgccccctctgTTGCTGACGATGcatcctttcctcccccccctcccagaccGGCACCCTTCAAGTTATCTACCCATACTGCTTCCCCCGCCTCGCTTATCATTTGCCTGTCTATCCTCACGACTGTTTTCTCCTCGGTGCTGTATCTAGCGCTGGACCAAGAACGGCGGATCTGGCTGTCAAATAACAACTGGAGGAGGGCATTCGTCAATGATATGCTCGAGCCGTTTGCTAGCAAAAATACGAGGGCGGCGGCGTGGGCAAACTGGGGGGTGCTCGCGTTTCCGGTCAGTGCCCTGGCCAGGGCGGTGAACAGAGTTTTTGTGAGGTGGTGGCCGAGGTGGGCGAGCGTTGTGCCGTGGGATAcggagagggcggtggtggatatcACCTGGGCTGACAGGACGGGGGTGAGCGGGGCGAGTGAGCAGAGTCCTGGGTTTCTAAGAGCCTGA
- a CDS encoding hypothetical protein (EggNog:ENOG503P5BX): MPLLSFLASKLLGVEPASEQAKKQQNLNVSTTTTTTTTTPTAVPSTASPTGPQPVPTSAPTPPPDKATAPATSPRLSQPYERPPYPPVFSERSLRQMGLMAAGGGFLALSILVTRRAIARQMIMSRLKYYSSNPIALPSQPLKKDPLIAFTALNYATLNTMAFGIMFVGGLSWAFNISTLEELRQASQYSMARSLSSAMGGEEDKEAEKELVEWMAKQLNMDLPKKPEDGSPAPPPADDKPTKTP; this comes from the coding sequence ATGCCGCTCCTCAGTTTCCTCGCCAGTAAGCTGCTCGGCGTCGAGCCAGCCTCGGAACAGGCAAAGAAACAACAGAATCTCAATgtatcaacaacaacaacaacaacaacaacaacaccaacagcgGTGCCTTCAACGGCAAGCCCCACTGGCCCACAACCGGTGCCCACATCCGcaccgacaccaccaccagacaaAGCTACGGCGCCAGCTACATCACCGAGACTAAGCCAGCCCTATGAGCGACCGCCTTACCCCCCTGTCTTTTCGGAACGCTCGCTCCGGCAAATGGGCTTGATGGCCGCCGGCGGTGGCTTTCTggccctctccatcctcgtcacAAGACGGGCCATTGCCAGGCAGATGATCATGTCCCGGCTCAAGTACTACTCATCCAACCCAATAGCGCTGCCGTCGCAGCCGTTGAAGAAGGATCCCTTGATTGCCTTCACCGCCCTGAACTATGCAACTCTGAATACCATGGCCTTTGGCATCATGTTTGTGGGAGGGTTGTCGTGGGCATTCAACATCTCGACTCTGGAAGAGCTGAGACAAGCCTCGCAGTACTCCATGGCCCGGTCCCTCAGCTCGGCcatgggaggtgaggaggacaaggaagCCGAGAAGGAGCTCGTCGAGTGGATGGCAAAGCAGCTCAACATGGATCTGCCCAAGAAACCAGAAGATGGATCGCCGGCACCACCTCCGGCGGATGATAAGCCAACCAAGACACCCTGA
- the VPS34 gene encoding Phosphatidylinositol (PI) 3-kinase (EggNog:ENOG503NWH2; BUSCO:EOG0926137U; COG:G), producing MEPFSFASSDSLDYPVRIRIINLEGEEAPVLFSTLLDNPNLRHIGSNQSPFSDLYVTVQVWAGSKPLTVPVQTSFKTFRAERRWGEWLELPVTYSVLPQNACLAITLWDLSPTGDGPYGHRIPFGGATLPLFDKDNQLHKGRQKCHVYRHLHADGHDNTTTPALVPRSRPKDGTPEDKDAAELDRMETLFKKHEMGEIPRVDWLDQLVFRGFERRGLQTARSSLKAKAIRQTEASRDDKSSAQNEKAKPEPSGYFLNVELSRFDFPVVFADYEYPAPPISSFQHLSSSQSNILLKPPPEVHFGPGISVDDDEGFEGRLIRVYDPEVGARDNPAESKHRRLVRSQHRNGILDKDLKPNAKVRDELNVIMSYSPTHTLSPEEKDLIWKFRYHLTRNKKALTKFVKSVNWLDHSESKQAVQVLGKWTDIDVDDALELLGPTFDNSAVRAFAVERLRKADDKELLLYLLQLVQALKYEHISTRPGHEVTHDSSLARFLISRAVHSLALGNYFWWYLMVECDDSSMDQGEETQMIYKKIAYDFMAELVKRPDGKETRKTLLRQAEWIAILSKISGEIKEANESIAKRVERVKHFLADPKNELVTIDPPLPLPLDPSIEICGVVPEDTVVFKSSLHPIKVAFKTTSGRKYPILFKTGDDLRQDQLVIQIITLMDNLLLKENLDLKLSPYKILATGTSAGLSQFVPSMTFQGIASKYRANPAQAYLKQNNPDAQGPFGMRKESLDTFVRSCAGYCVITYILGVGDRHLDNLLLAPDGHFFHADFGYILGRDPKPFAPAMKLSKEMVDCMGGSNSEYYRQFKQYCFLAYSALRKNSNLILNLFSLMVDANIPDIKLEPDKAVLKVKERFHLELSEEDAIRHLERIMDDNLNALVPVVIDKLHELVQAFRA from the exons ATGGAGCCCTTCTCGTTTGCCAGCTCCGACTCGCTTGATTACCCCGTCAGGATTCGTAT CATAAACCTCGAAGGTGAAGAGGCACCTGTCTTATTCTCTACCCTCCTCGACAATCCCAACCTTCGACACATAGGATCCAACCAGAG CCCCTTTTCCGATCTCTATGTCACAGTACAGGTGTGGGCAGGTTCCAAGCCGTTGACTGTCCCTGTTCAGACATCTTTCAAGACCTTTCGAGCCGAGCGCAGATGGGGCGAGTGGCTCGAACTACCTGTCACATACTCAGTCTTACCCCAGAATGCCTGCCTTGCGATAACACTTTGGGACCTTTCCCCAACGGGAGACGGACCTTATGGTCACAGAATTCCTTTCGGGGGGGCTACATTGCCGCTGTTCGATAAGGATAACCAACTACACAAGGGTCGCCAGAAATGTCACGTCTACAGACATCTTCACGCGGACGGACACGACAACACTACAACCCCTGCTCTAGTCCCTAGGTCACGACCCAAAGACGGAACACCCGAGGACAAGGATGCCGCCGAGTTGGATCGTATGGAGACGCTATTCAAGAAGCATGAAATGGGCGAGATTCCCCGCGTGGATTGGCTGGACCAGCTTGTCTTTCGTGGATTCGAGAGGCGCGGCCTTCAGACGGCCAGGTCATCTCTCAAGGCCAAAGCCATCAGGCAAACAGAGGCTTCTCGGGATGACAAGTCCAGTGCGCAGAACGAGAAAGCGAAGCCAGAACCATCTGGGTACTTTCTGAACGTAGAGCTATCAAGATTCGACTTCCCTGTGGTCTTTGCTGACTATGAGTATCCGGCACCACCCATCTCTTCGTTCCAGCATCTTTCCTCGTCACAATCCAACATCCTACTCAAACCTCCACCAGAGGTCCATTTCGGCCCCGGTATCAgcgtcgacgacgacgagggcTTCGAAGGCCGGCTGATCAGGGTGTATGACCCCGAGGTCGGTGCAAGAGACAACCCCGCCGAGAGCAAGCATCGCAGATTGGTCCGCAGCCAGCATCGTAATGGGATTCTGGACAAGGACCTCAAGCCAAATGCCAAGGTGCGGGATGAGCTGAATGTGATCATGTCATACTCGCCAACCCACACGCTTTCGCCAGAGGAGAAGGACCTCATCTGGAAATTCCGCTATCACCTcacaagaaacaaaaaggcACTCACCAAGTTTGTCAAGTCGGTGAACTGGCTAGATCACTCCGAGTCGAAGCAGGCTGTTCAAGTCCTCGGGAAGTGGACGGACATTGATGTTGACGACGCCTTGGAGTTGCTTGGCCCGACGTTTGATAATTCGGCCGTGCGGGCATTTGCTGTTGAGCGATTGCGCAAAGCTGACGACAAGGAGTTACTTCTGTATCTGCTTCAGCTCGTCCAGGCGCTCAAATATGAACATATCTCGACACGGCCTGGCCATGAGGTCACACACGACTCGTCTTTGGCTCGATTCTTGATATCCCGGGCTGTTCACAGTCTTGCACTCGGCAACTACTTTTGGTGGTATCTCATGGTCGAGTGTGATGATAGTTCCATGGATCAGGGTGAGGAAACTCAGATGATTTACAAGAAGATTGCGTACGATTTCATGGCAGAGCTGGTGAAGCGTCCGGACGGGAAGGAGACCCGAAAGACGTTGCTGCGACAGGCTGAGTGGATTGCGATCCTCTCCAAGATTTCTGGGGAAATCAAGGAGGCGAACGAATCCATCGCGAAGAGGGTAGAGCGCGTCAAGCACTTCTTGGCCGACCCCAAAAACGAGCTGGTGACCATCGACCCACCACTTCCCCTGCCCCTGGATCCTTCGATAGAAATATGCGGCGTGGTTCCGGAAGACACAGTTGTCTTCAAGTCATCATTACATCCTATCAAAGTGGCCTTCAAGACCACCTCTGGTCGGAAATACCCTATCTTGTTCAAGACCGGCGATGACCTCCGTCAGGATCAGCTCGTTATCCagatcatcaccctcatGGATAACCTATTGCTGAAAGAGAACCTCGACCTGAAGCTCTCCCCTTACAAGATTTTGGCCACCGGTACGAGTGCCGGCCTGTCACAGTTTGTGCCATCCATGACCTTTCAGGGCATCGCCTCCAAATACCGCGCCAACCCGGCACAGGCCTACCTCAAGCAGAACAACCCCGACGCCCAAGGGCCATTCGGCATGCGCAAGGAGAGTCTGGATACATTTGTCCGGTCGTGCGCCGGCTACTGCGTGATCACTTACATCCTCGGCGTTGGTGACCGTCACCTCGACAACCTGCTGTTAGCTCCAGACGGCCACTTCTTCCACGCCGATTTTGGGTACATCCTCGGCCGCGACCCGAAACCTTTTGCGCCCGCGATGAAGCTTTCAAAGGAGATGGTCGACTGCATGGGCGGGTCCAACTCGGAGTATTACCGGCAGTTCAAGCAGTACTGCTTCTTGGCGTATAGCGCGCTGAGGAAGAACAGCAACTTGATTCTGAACTTGTTCAGTTTGATGGTCGACGCGAATATTCCCGACATCAAGCTGGAGCCGGATAAGGCGGTGCTGAAGGTTAAGGAGAGGTTTCACTTGGAACtgagcgaggaggatgcgatTAGACATTTGGAGAGGATCATGGACGACAACCTGAACGCGCTGGTGCCAGTGGTGATTGACAAGTTGCATGAGCTGGTGCAGGCTTTTAGGGCGTAG
- a CDS encoding hypothetical protein (EggNog:ENOG503NU7K; COG:S; BUSCO:EOG092634ZL): protein MDDRNHLAVRGRGKENEPPTRSSRKRTSDIGGDPSTSRRRVREPSVQAAHGDGDEYDPEQPMQERRQIQRSMRETWRELKENQDRLIGEDHNPLIHILDKQDATLVRVKQTNEAAIDARVLVSIADMSVKRAQKIGQGNVGGLDLDEFISKASTFMRNGGGIENDEAAELSNTQRRRRQPRGALGSDEEDIGDEGDMANWTHLGRYAAIPAILRPPVPGFLLGPLSIEKKARKVTKRSAPFKVSNLIEVRPQELRAEDLKRNTRNDLPSICKNILVRLEAHESRAQDLAREKCRQLEADRGTELSEEQLRQVMDGLGLNGSGNVDLLRFVINPHSYGQTVENMFYVSFLLHEGNIELKFDGNGLPGIVPYKARDDEAESASRARAPMRHQAIMSIDMEMWSAIIEAFGIKQPIIPHRQEEDQTGPGARGWYY, encoded by the exons ATGGACGACCGCAATCACCTCGCCGTCCGTGGGCGAGGTAAAGAGAACGAGCCCCCAACAAGAAGCTCTCGGAAACGTACATCTGATATTGGTGGCGACCCATCGACCAGCCGTCGCAGAGTTAGAGAGCCATCAGTACAAGCGGCCCACGGCGATGGGGATGAGTACGACCCGGAACAGCCAATGCAGGAGCGTCGCCAGATCCAACGGTCTATGCGGGAGACATGGAGAGAATTAAAGGAGAATCAGGACCGACTTATCGGAGAGGATCACAATCCGTTGATTCACATCCTTGATAAGCAGGACGCGACCCTGGTTAGGGTCAAGCAGACCAATGAGGCGGCAATTGACGCCAGGGTCCTAGTCTCGATCGCAGACATGAGTGTCAAGCGAGCACAGAAGATTGGACAAGGAAACGTCGGCGGTCTTGACTTGGATGAATTTATATCTAAGGCTTCTACGTTTATGCGGAACGGCGGTGGTATCGAGAACGACGAGGCTGCCGAGTTATCAAACACccaaagaaggaggagacaGCCTCGTGGAGCTCTGGgcagcgacgaggaggatatcGGCGACGAAGGCGACATGGCCAACTGGACACACCTCGGTCGCTACGCCGCGATACCAGCCATCCTTAGGCCTCCTGTGCCAGGGTTCCTGTTGGGGCCGCTTTCGATAGAGAAGAAGGCCCGAAAGGTCACCAAACGGTCAGCGCCTTTCAAAGTCAGCAATCTTATAGAGGTACGACCTCAGGAACTCCGGGCAGAAGACCTCAAGCGAAATACCAGGAACGATCTTCCCTCCATTTGCAAGAACATCCTGGTCCGGCTGGAAGCCCATGAATCAAGAGCTCAGGACTTGGCCCGAGAGAAGTGCAGACAACTTGAGGCGGACCGTGGGACTGAACTCTCGGAAGAACAGTTGCGGCAGGTGATGGATGGGCTTGGTCTTAACGGCAGTGGCAACGTGGATCTGTTACGCTTCGTAATCAACCCACATTCGTATGGCCAAACAGTAGAGAACATGTTCTACGTCAGTTTCTTGCTGCACGAGGGCAATATCGAGCTCAAATTTGACGGCAATGGCCTGCCAGGTATTG TGCCGTACAAGGCACGAGATGACGAGGCCGAGTCGGCATCACGAGCCAGAGCGCCTATGAGACATCAGGCTATCATGTCAATCGACATGGAGATGTGGAGCGCTATCATCGAGGCTTTTGGCATCAAGCAGCCTATAATACCACACCGTCAAGAAGAGGACCAGACTGGACCTGGCGCACGTGGTTGGTATTATTGA